In Mytilus edulis chromosome 6, xbMytEdul2.2, whole genome shotgun sequence, the following proteins share a genomic window:
- the LOC139528102 gene encoding uncharacterized protein produces MYIYHEFVSLLTVSVVFVLLLVFVEGNEIEESSSNHRCNKVKRTEKIAQMYESGPCVQAYKARCGWFSLDLCTFYKKEICDKNSNRTQYYYSTVSVCCDDYIEAPNGTCISVKSADPIWVLDKENKTDVVYVNIEDIPTTTTHANRQAQKGQQIVHSKDEESVLSKGAIAGAGCAVVFLIIVIAFTVIGIRKRRLRRPKKKPESDNEGETMLTSST; encoded by the exons ATGTACATCTATCACGAATTCGTTTCATTATTGACAGTATCAGTTGTCTTTGTTTTGCTGCTTGTGTTTGTAGAAGG AAATGAAATTGAAGAAAGTTCATCAAATCACAGATGTAATAAAGTCAAGAGGAcagaaaaaattgctcaaatgtATGAAAGTGGACCATGTGTTCAAGCTTATAAGGCTCGTTGTGGATGGTTCAGTTTAGATCTGTGTACTTTTTACAA aaaagaaaTTTGTGATAAAAATAGCAACAGAACACAGTATTATTATTCCACTGTGAGTGTGTGTTGTGATGACTATATTGAGGCTCCCAATGGGACCTGTATAA GTGTGAAATCCGCTGATCCAATATGGGTTTTagacaaagaaaataaaacag ATGTAGTTTATGTAAATATTGAAGATAtaccaacaacaacaacacatGCCAATCGTCAAGCTCAGAAAGGTCAACAAATAGTACATTCTAAAGATGAAGAATCAGTTCTATCTAAAGGAGCAATAGCAGGTGCTGGCTGTGCAGTAGTTTTCTTGATAATTGTGATAGCATTTACAGTCATAGGTATACGTAAAAG GAGATTAAGAAGACCCAAAAAGAAGCCAGAATCAGATAATGAAGGAGAAACCATGCTGACAAGTTCAACATGA